The Pseudorasbora parva isolate DD20220531a chromosome 21, ASM2467924v1, whole genome shotgun sequence sequence tcacacaccaaacgccagtctttagtcagtgtggggaccgaactcacacaccaaacgccagtctttagtcagtgtggggaccgaactcacacaccaaacaccagtctttgggcagtgtggggaccgaactcacacaccaaacaccagtctttagtcagtgtggggaccgaactcacacaccaaacaccagtctttagtcagtgtggggaccgaactcacacaccaaacgccagtctttagtcagtgtggggaccgaactcacacaccaaacgccagtctttagtcagtgtggggaccgaactcacacaccaaacaccagtctttagtcagtgtggggaccaaactcacacaccaaacgccagtctttagtcagtgtggggaccgaactcacacaccaaacgccagtctttagtcagtgtggggaccgaactcacacaccaaacgccagtctttagtcagtgtggggaccgaactcacacaccaaacaccagtctttgggcagtgtggggaccgaactcacacaccaaacgccagtctttagtcagtgtggggaccgaactcacacaccaaacgccagtctttagtcagtgtggggaccgaactcacacaccaaacgccagtctttagtcagtgtggggaccgaactcacacaccaaacaccagtctttgggcagtgtggggaccgaactcacacaccaaacgccagtctttagtcagtgtggggaccgaactgacacaccaaacaccagtctttagtcagtgtggggaccaaactcacacaccaaacaccagtctttagtcactgtggggaccgaactcacacaccaaacaccagtctttagtcagtgtggggaccaaactcacacaccaaacaccagtctttagtcagtgtggggaccgaactgacacaccaaacaccagtctttagtcagtgtggggaccgaactgacacaccaaacacccgtctttggtcactgtggggaccgaactcacacaccaaacaccagtctttagtcagtgtggggaccgaactcacacaccaaacacccgtctttggtcactgtggggaccgaactcacacaccaaacgccagtctttagtcagtgtggggaccgaactcacacaccaaacgccagtctttagtcagtgtggggaccgaactcacacaccaaacacccgtctttggtcactgtggggactgaactcacacaccaaacacccgtctttggtcactgtggggactgaactcacacaccaaacacccgtctttggtcactgtggggaccgaactcacacaccaaacaccagtctttagtcagtgtggggactgaactcacacaccaaacgccagtctttggtcactgtggggaccgaactcacacaccaaacgccagtctttggtcactgtggggactgaactcacacgccaaacacccgtctttggtcactgtggggactgaactcacacaccaaacgccagtctttggtcactgtggggaccgaactcacacaccaaacgccagtctttggtcactgtggggactgaactcacacaccaaacgccagtctttggtcactgtggggactgaactcacacaccaaacaccagtctttggtcactgtggggaccgaactcacacaccaaacaccagtctttagtcagtgtggggactgaactcacacaccaaacaccagtctttagtcagtgtggggactgaactcacacaccaaacaccagtctttggtcactgtggggaccgaactcacacaccaaacaccagtctttattcagtgtggggaccgaactcacacaccaaacaccagtctttagtcagtgtggggactgaactcacacaccaaacaccagtctttggtcactgtggggactgaactcacacaccaaacaccagtctttggtcactgtggggactgaactcacacaccaaacaccagtctttggtcactgtggggactgaactcacacaccaaacgccagtctttggtcactgtggggactgaactcacacaccaaacgccagtctttggtcactgtggggactgaactcacacaccaaacgccagtctttggtcactgtggggactgaactcacacaccaaacgccagtctttggtcactgtggggactgaactcacacaccaaacgccagtctttggtcactgtggggaccgaactcacacaccaaacacccgaaCTCACACACAAAAGACAATCTGCAGTACTTTAGACAAAACAGGAGCTCTAATTTGCTCCATGCTTTAATTGATTTTGTAGATGTTTGTTTTATATGTATAAACAACATTGTTAGTACTTTTCAAGGTTgagtaaaaaaatgtgtaatacagtatatgacattttcaaaactcataACATCAGTACGTCACCATAGCCAAGTCAAGAAACATTAGCTTAAAACATTCATGAAGATGTTCACAGTAAACATTATACGAGttttaaaaaattatgaattacTAAAACCCTTCATGACCAACACTGCATTCTCAAGTAACTTTAGCATTAAAGTCTACCATGCCTGCgtttatagaagaaaaaaatatatacatttgaagCAGATAAGGATTATACAATAATATGGAACTGATGGTCTATTTAGTTATAACCATGTGACTATGGACGCTTGTTTTAAAGCTATAAAAGCTTGTTTCTACCAATGAACAATTTAATCTGCCAGTGTGCCAATTAATGTGTCAGATCTTTTCTGTTTAGAGCGGAGATTTTTGATGTAAAATTTAAGTGTGGACCACTCTCTATTTTTAAGTGCAAGTTCCGCCTCTTTACACCTCATGCAGTCCGCCTTTCCTGGAATTTTGCGGTTGTTAATAAACCTCATCATATGCGCCTCCACAGCCTGTATCTCATGTTTGTTCCAGTCCGTCTTCTTAACGTAACCTGTGGGGGGAACACATTAGCATTTTACTCATGAGAAGCACTTGCATCAACAATGCATCAACCAGTGGTTTTATTTCACTGAGTGGTACAGTTCAGTACAGTACGGTTGGGTAACCCTGATCAGGCTTGTGTTTTCACTGCCAATAGTACCCTTACTTGGTAGGGGGGTAGGGTGTATGCTGGAAAGCACGACATTTTTGTTAATGTCAGTTTTAATGAACAAtaatatccattataaaaggtATAAGTACAAAGTATAAGAGTCTTATATAAgaagaaataaataaagcaaGCAAAGATTTCAGTCAAAGTATGCTACAAAATCAGCGGTGTGCTATCgtaaaattcaaaataaatatataaagttaAACATCATTTGTGCTCAGTCAAAACGTCATGACCAGGAACAAATAGATTCATGAGACCACAAAtgcatgttaaagggttagttcacccaaaaatgaaatgtcattaactcctctccctaatgtcgttccacacccgtaagacctccgctcatcttcacacacagtttaagatattttatatttagtccgagagcgtatgcaagtgtatgcacactatactgtccatgtccagaaagggaataaaaacatcatcaaagtagtccatatgtgacatcagtgggttaattagagtctcttgaagcatcgaaaatacattttggtccaaaaataacaaaaactacgactttattcagcatcgtcttctcttccgcgttcttcaaaaaaagattcaaacggtcatgaatcagtgaatcgatcaatgattcgaacaaaaactacgactttattcagcataaataaaaatatcactGCTGCTTTGAGTACTGAACTTTTTGATTCTGTTCACAGCTGAACTGCTCCGGACTGGCAAAATCTGTAACTTTTCTTCTTTACCTTTTGGTGAAGCAGTAAAGCTCATGCCACTATCTGATGTGTAACTCTCTGATGTGTCAGGAATGTACTCTTCCTCACTGACAGATAACTCATCTTCACTCGATCCATCTGAGTACTCAGCAATCTTCCATCTAGCCTTGAAAGACAATGACCATTCAGTTAATTTTATCCTCTATCATAGGCTAttctctattctattctgttctgatctgttctgttctgttctgttctgttcaagCTATTCAAGTAATTAACACTTACTCTGGTGTTTTTCGCTCTTTTGGATGTTGTGGTACAAGCGGAATGTTGTTCACTAATTGCAAATGGTGCacgattccttctgatgtcattttgaATGTCTGTATGGTCATCATCACTGTTTACACTGGAATTTTCAAAGAGATCATCTGAATCATCACGAATCACGGAtctctaaaaacaaaaacatcacaATGACAAGTTTTAAATGAtctaaaaaatgtatgtttctcatataatgaaaaagaactgttgctttttttacactttaaaatgaatgtgTAAAATCTGTATCTTTTAAGTCAACATTTGTTAAACGCTCTATCCATGTCTatcaatttaaagggatagttccctcaaaaatgaaaattctatcattaacattactcatcctcatgttgttccaaacccataagacccttattcatcttcagaaaacaGATTGAAATAATGTTGATGAAATCTGAACTTTTGCCTGTCATTCTAACTCCAGATGGAGAGAAAGAAAGCACTTGGATATCACCAAAAATATCTTGTGGCCAAGAATGTCTTATGGGtgtgaaacgacatgagggtgagcaattaattaaaattaaaatttttgggtgaactatccctttaacaaaacAGGTCATGAACCATTACCaaacaatattaaaaacaaacaatatagtAACCAAGcaccttaaagggatcccctggtgttgagacttgtatggcttaatataacataaatgatgtctcttactgaattatgtagtagaaaacccatgaaagatttacgttattttaaaaatcgattttatatttggaccatgggcggcgccattttgtttgcgttctaggttgatgacgtagagtggttgaactcctcaatcagctggcattacccgtagctatttttaccacaacgcaactcgaaaattgtttcagagttaaacaaaaccaatgaattcctttgtaattatacttaaaacacactcaaacatacatgtgcacacaaactcacctacacaagtcacaaacagatcggcgggcgcgcacacgacaggctctgtctcaatcgagatgttgggctgctcagtctccacgacaggggctgaatctgaaatcgaccctatacccttaaatagggcattatttgaatggacggacatttgtagtgttgtccgacaccatagtggacagttcgagtgcagtcattcagtctcacgttccaccgcaataacgagtaaagccgatttacaaacagctgtccgacttcacgcactcaaacatacatgtgcacacaaactctctctctcacacagactctcacacacaccccaacagatcggcgcgaacacacacacacacacaccccaacagatcggcgcgaacacacacacacaccccaacagatcggcgcgaacacacacacacgcgcacgcactgcgcgcgcatacataaccctcaatccctgtgttgatatcctgttcaacacatcctgttccctagatagactgttgatagtagattaactataatgcctaatgtgaccagcagagggaaatatctaggtaggacgatgggataaagtaacgtgaggaagagaggcaggatgttttggtgatgatgcatgcgattgagacagagcagtcaggtgtgtgtgtgcgcgcccgccgatctgtttgtgacttgtgtaggtgagtttgtgtgtacatgtatgtttgagtgtgttttaagtacaattacaaagcaattcatttgttttgtttaactctgaaacaattttcgaattgcgttgtggtaaaaatagcaacgggtaacgccagctgattgaggagttcaaccactctacgtcatcaacctagaacgcaaacaaaatggcgccgcccatggtccaaatataaaatcgattttttaaataacgtagatctttcatgggttttctaccacataattcagtaagagacatcatttatgttatattaagccgtacaagtctcaacaccatgggatccctttaagactatTCTAGTGAAATTAGAAATTATACACCTCTGACTATAACTTAATATTGCAGTGAAATTGTATTAAACAATTGTAGATTGTACATCAGAATTATACAGTTAGTTATTTATTGGATTTTTAGCTGTGTTGTATTTTATGCACAATAAA is a genomic window containing:
- the LOC137055953 gene encoding uncharacterized protein; the encoded protein is MTAIENCSEDSVTTASTSRFTAEPLVDYSDSDDGVVCSKNMNSYKKRSVIRDDSDDLFENSSVNSDDDHTDIQNDIRRNRAPFAISEQHSACTTTSKRAKNTRARWKIAEYSDGSSEDELSVSEEEYIPDTSESYTSDSGMSFTASPKGYVKKTDWNKHEIQAVEAHMMRFINNRKIPGKADCMRCKEAELALKNREWSTLKFYIKNLRSKQKRSDTLIGTLAD